A segment of the Buchnera aphidicola (Mindarus abietinus) genome:
TTTTTTTTAAAAAAATTGTATAATTTTTGAGTTCTTTATTTTTTTATTTTTCTCCAGTATGTCCAAATCCTTTATTACCTCTCTCTGTAATATTATTAAATTTACTTATTATCTTAAATTTAACTTTAATTATTGGTAAAAAAACTAATTGAGCTATTCTCATACCAGGAGTGATAGAAAAAGATTTTTTACTTCTATTCCATAATGAAATCTTTAACTCTCCTTGATAGTCTGAATCTAATAAACCAATAGAATTTCCTAAAACTAAACCATTTTTATGCCCTAATCCAGATCGAGGTAGAATAATTGCTGTTATTAAACTTTCTTTAATATAAATCGCTATTCCTGTAGGAGATAAAATAGTTTTATTAGGTAACAAAATTACTTCTTTTTTAAAGGAAGACCTTAAATCTAACCCTGCTGAACCTTTTGTTTCATATTTTGGAATAGGAATTGTTTTTCCAATTCTAGAGTCTAGAATAATTACATTAATTTTTTTCATAATAATATTTTTTAAAAAATATTTTTTTAAATTAGTAAGCTGGAAACTATAAAACCAGGATTATATAAAGAATCATTATTTAATAAATATCGAAGTTCTTTTTTATTCCACATCGTAACTGTAGCCCCAGAAAATAAAGCAATAGCATGACCTGCTGCAGTGTCCCAAATTCCTGTTCTTCCAAATCGAGGATAAATTTGTGCTTTTCCTTCTGCAATTAGACAAAATTTTAAAGAAGAACCTACTTTTTTTATTTTAAAATTTTTTACAGTTTTTAAATATTTATTTAATTCTTTATCAGGATGCGATCTACTTACTAAAATTGTTTTTAATTGAGAATTATGTGTAGATTTTGATTGAATAATCTTTCTACAACCATTTCTTTCTTTCCAGGAAACATTTTTATAACCAAAATATAAAGTTTTATTAAAAGGTAAATAAATCATACCTAATGTTGGAACCTCATT
Coding sequences within it:
- the dut gene encoding dUTP diphosphatase — encoded protein: MMKKINVIILDSRIGKTIPIPKYETKGSAGLDLRSSFKKEVILLPNKTILSPTGIAIYIKESLITAIILPRSGLGHKNGLVLGNSIGLLDSDYQGELKISLWNRSKKSFSITPGMRIAQLVFLPIIKVKFKIISKFNNITERGNKGFGHTGEK
- the cysQ gene encoding 3'(2'),5'-bisphosphate nucleotidase CysQ; the protein is MLSKISKILFYSGDIAMNFYNQKEKIIIEYKNDKSPVTNVDIRINELLLEQLKKITPEIPCLSEETLLNNKIRKNWKKYWLIDPLDGTKEFLNKKKEFTINIALIENEVPTLGMIYLPFNKTLYFGYKNVSWKERNGCRKIIQSKSTHNSQLKTILVSRSHPDKELNKYLKTVKNFKIKKVGSSLKFCLIAEGKAQIYPRFGRTGIWDTAAGHAIALFSGATVTMWNKKELRYLLNNDSLYNPGFIVSSLLI